One genomic window of Cannabis sativa cultivar Pink pepper isolate KNU-18-1 chromosome 2, ASM2916894v1, whole genome shotgun sequence includes the following:
- the LOC133034736 gene encoding uncharacterized protein LOC133034736: MFLSWPKHLILTTEGPLAQPPSRRDASKGKALMLSPQGGGAREDDLFTEEKMALIPNLLKWMIREFLRLKDKRDIITIPVPRGFIAPRTQITLSREDLQQVATCDYIGNQGMLFGMMHIWESINGLRKIFKFYDPELLIVHGTIDEEKSQSFDDAARRLANWLSLMNNNHQMFFIPWNIG; the protein is encoded by the exons ATGTTCCTttcttggcctaaacacttaattctaacaaccgag ggtccactggctcaaccgccctcaagacgtgatgcgtcaaaggggaaagctctgatgctttctccacaaggcggTGGTGCTCGGGAAGATGACTTGTTtacggaagagaagatggcgttgatccctaatttgctaaaatggatgattcgTGAATTCCtgaggctcaaagataaacgtgatataatcacaattcctgtcccccgaggattcattgcaccgcgtacccaaATCACGTTATCTagagaggatttgcagcaggttgctacatgtgactacatcggcaaccagggaatgctgtttggaatgat gcacatatgggagagcatcaacggtctgaggaaaattttcaagttttacgacccagagcttctcatAGTGCATGGGACCATCGATGAAGAaaagagtcagtcttttgacgatgcggcaagacgattggctaattggttatcattaatgaataacaaccaccaaatgttctttattccttggaatatcgggtaa
- the LOC115720308 gene encoding germin-like protein subfamily 1 member 18 — MKWIKFPLITLAIFSLAISLVSAYDPSPLQDFCVAINNLKDDSKDIIEDKSKGPFDVYTNGKFCKSPKSTNPNDFFSSGLNSPGDTNNPLGSSVTTLNVDNFGGLNTLGLSLVRIDYAPNGVNPPHSHPRASEILALTVGTLYVGFVSSAQDGNRLYAKVLNAGDLFVFPIGLVHFEFNIGKTPVVAFTVLNSQNPGLATTANTVFGSNPPINPDILAKAFKLDKKIVENLQKQF; from the exons ATGAAGTGGATTAAATTCCCTCTTATCACACTTGCCATCTTTAGTTTGGCTATTTCCCTTGTCTCAGCCTATGATCCAAGCCCACTCCAAGACTTCTGTGTAGCAATAAATAATCTCAAGGATGAtt CTAAGGATATTATTGAAGACAAAAGCAAGGGGCCCTTCGATG TGTATACGAATGGTAAGTTTTGCAAGAGCCCAAAGTCGACCAATCCAAATGATTTCTTTAGCTCTGGACTGAACAGTCCGGGAGACACTAATAACCCACTTGGATCAAGTGTGACAACTTTGAACGTAGACAACTTTGGTGGACTGAACACACTAGGCTTATCTTTGGTTCGCATTGACTATGCTCCAAATGGTGTAAACCCACCTCACTCTCACCCTCGTGCCTCTGAAATCTTAGCTCTCACTGTGGGAACCCTCTACGTTGGCTTCGTCTCATCCGCACAAGATGGAAACCGCCTCTATGCAAAGGTTTTAAACGCAGGAGATTTATTTGTCTTCCCAATTGGATTGGTCCATTTTGAGTTTAATATAGGCAAAACTCCAGTTGTTGCTTTCACTGTTTTGAATAGCCAAAACCCTGGATTGGCTACCACTGCTAATACTGTGTTTGGATCCAACCCTCCAATCAATCCTGATATTCTTGCTAAAGCCTTTAAGTTGGACAAAAAGATTGTTGAAAATCTTCAGAAGCAGTTTTAA